A genomic segment from Nocardiopsis sp. Huas11 encodes:
- a CDS encoding DUF1707 domain-containing protein — protein sequence MSEEPSPARLRASDSDRERVLKVLRDATADGRLDLDEFEERSALVQEARTLGELPGVTADLVPADRQPIRLDPQPVIGLFSRVARRGRWVAMPGEMIAAVFGRVDVDMREALLLRNHHRVVVHAFLGRVEIDVPEGVEVRMTGWSFLGRRSTNAQRSELPTPPVVEIDGFSVFGVVRVRAPRRRRFLGLVRRRPQRGITS from the coding sequence GTGAGTGAGGAACCGTCCCCCGCCAGGCTCCGTGCCTCCGACTCCGACCGCGAACGGGTCCTGAAGGTGCTGCGCGACGCCACCGCCGACGGCCGTCTGGACCTGGACGAGTTCGAGGAGCGGTCCGCACTCGTGCAGGAGGCCAGGACCCTGGGCGAGCTGCCCGGCGTGACCGCCGACCTCGTCCCCGCCGACCGGCAGCCCATCCGGCTCGACCCCCAGCCCGTGATCGGGCTGTTCTCGCGTGTGGCCCGCCGCGGCCGGTGGGTGGCCATGCCCGGTGAGATGATCGCGGCCGTGTTCGGCCGCGTCGACGTGGACATGCGCGAGGCCCTCCTGCTGCGCAACCACCACAGGGTCGTCGTCCACGCGTTCCTCGGACGGGTCGAGATCGACGTCCCCGAGGGTGTCGAGGTCAGGATGACCGGCTGGAGCTTCCTCGGCCGGCGCTCCACCAACGCTCAGCGGTCCGAACTGCCCACGCCGCCCGTCGTGGAGATCGACGGCTTCAGCGTGTTCGGGGTCGTGCGCGTACGCGCGCCCCGCCGACGGCGTTTCCTGGGCCTGGTGCGGCGCCGCCCCCAGCGCGGCATCACCTCCTGA
- the iscB gene encoding RNA-guided endonuclease IscB — protein MFVLDKHGTPLQPCHPARARKLLAKGRAVVHRHTPLVIRLKDRTIEDSEVDGVELGIDPGSKHTGIAVFTHQAGQRRGRYTIQLDHRGATIRRKLAQRSGYRRRRRTSNLRYRPPRFENRARPRGWLPPSLQHRVDTTTSWVDRLTGWAPVGAVHVERVAFDTHALSVDGPLEGVGYQQGTQHGYEVREYLLAKFGRACVYCGVMNTPLNIDHVRPRSRGGTDRVSNLVLACVPCNQAKADRPVEGFAPKAATRVLARAKAPLRDAAAVNATRWSLWCALDARLPTHVGSGGRTKWNRTRNQLPKSHTLDALCVGKLDTVTQTIRTILVAGCSGRGTYARTRPDKYGFPRLRLPRTKRFFGFATGDLVRAVVPKGKKAGTHTGRVAVRASGSFNITTAHGTVRDVNHKHVQLLQRADGYAYTTQKEDGASSPA, from the coding sequence GTGTTCGTACTCGACAAGCACGGCACCCCGTTGCAGCCCTGCCACCCGGCCAGGGCCCGCAAGCTCCTCGCCAAGGGCCGGGCGGTGGTACACCGGCACACCCCGCTCGTGATCCGCCTCAAAGACCGCACGATCGAAGACTCCGAGGTGGACGGTGTCGAACTGGGAATCGACCCCGGATCGAAGCACACCGGCATCGCCGTGTTCACCCACCAGGCAGGGCAACGCCGGGGCCGGTACACGATCCAGCTCGACCACCGGGGCGCGACCATCCGCAGGAAGCTCGCCCAGCGGTCCGGCTATCGTCGGCGCCGCCGCACCTCGAACCTGCGCTACCGGCCGCCCCGGTTCGAGAACCGGGCCAGGCCCCGCGGCTGGCTTCCCCCATCGCTCCAGCACCGAGTGGACACCACAACCTCATGGGTCGACCGGCTCACCGGGTGGGCACCCGTCGGGGCGGTGCATGTGGAGCGGGTGGCGTTCGACACCCACGCCCTGTCCGTCGACGGGCCCCTCGAAGGTGTGGGCTACCAACAGGGGACCCAGCACGGCTACGAGGTGCGCGAGTACCTGCTGGCCAAGTTCGGCCGTGCCTGCGTCTACTGCGGAGTGATGAACACTCCGCTCAATATCGACCATGTCCGCCCCCGCTCCCGGGGTGGAACTGACAGGGTGTCCAACCTGGTGCTGGCGTGTGTGCCCTGCAACCAGGCCAAGGCCGACCGGCCGGTCGAGGGGTTCGCCCCCAAGGCCGCCACGCGGGTACTGGCCCGAGCCAAGGCTCCGCTACGGGACGCCGCCGCGGTCAACGCCACCCGGTGGTCGCTATGGTGCGCCCTCGATGCCCGCCTGCCCACCCATGTCGGCTCGGGCGGGCGCACCAAGTGGAACCGCACCCGCAACCAGTTACCCAAGTCGCACACGCTGGACGCTCTGTGCGTGGGCAAGCTGGACACCGTCACCCAGACCATCCGCACGATTCTGGTGGCCGGGTGCTCCGGGCGCGGGACCTATGCCCGGACCCGCCCCGACAAGTACGGCTTCCCCCGGTTGCGGCTGCCGCGAACCAAACGGTTCTTCGGGTTCGCCACCGGCGACCTGGTCCGTGCCGTCGTTCCCAAGGGGAAGAAGGCCGGGACCCACACCGGGCGAGTCGCGGTACGCGCCTCAGGAAGCTTCAACATCACCACCGCCCACGGCACCGTCCGGGACGTCAACCACAAGCACGTCCAGCTACTGCAGCGTGCGGACGGCTACGCCTACACCACACAGAAGGAGGACGGGGCTTCCTCTCCCGCCTGA